A stretch of DNA from Perca flavescens isolate YP-PL-M2 chromosome 11, PFLA_1.0, whole genome shotgun sequence:
TTACCCAGCAGTGATATATTGACAAGATAATGGCTCCTGTATCTTGCTCTTCACATTTCTTCTCTTTACCGTATTCAGTCCCCATTACCATCTCTCCCAGTTACATGGCATGTTCACACGATGAGCTCCTTTATACACTTTTCACTAATGGAAATGCTTTTGTCCTGTCTTTTTCTTTACACTTACTGTATATGTTCTCTCAGCCCCAGGTGGTTTCTTTCTTCAGTAATAAGGCAGGAgatgttctttatttttctcaatatAAGCAAATCTCatgaaaacaccaaaaccatCAATGAATTTTTCCTAATAACAAATATTATCTGTGCAGTTAAAGCAAtatattacaaaatatttaattatcTATTAAtctgtaaattattttttgtcttttggtcTATACAACATCAGAAAAAAGCGAAGAATGCCCACCACAATGTCCTAGAGCACACGGTGATGTCCTACAATGgccaaaaccccaaaatattaaattaactgtatAATGACAGACCAAGAGAAGCAAAACATTCCCACAGTACATTTGAAAACCTGGAACCACGAAATGTTTGGTATTTGtgcttaaaaaaatgacataaaccatgtatcaattatcaaaatagtgatatttctgttctgtttctgATAATAGTGTTTATctgtttccatttttttttcttttctcttgtcAAATATTGGACACGTGGATACTGGATTATACTCTAAATACTAAAATGAAACAATCTGAGAGGGAACAATCTAACTTTGGTTAAACCACTCACAACTCATATTCAAGTAGACGTTGAATTGTTTTAAGGTGTTACAAGTGATAGGTTAGAAATTGCCATAGGCTTCCATTGTTGTCCAGAACtattaaaatcaaatcaatgAGACACACTGTTGCACAATGTACACACCTGCTGCTCTAAaaactcactagagcaccaaaaTCTACCTAATGCCCATTTTTATGCTGATGACATTTATTTCTAAGTCAGGCTCTTTAACAGATTTGATTTTGTTCTAGATGAGTCTCTTCCCTCTTAGATAAAAAAGGCTTATTTCAGCCACTTTTGTTTGCTTTTGCTTGAATATGGGAATGTACATTCTTGTATCTTCTTAGGATTCTGGAGCATCTATCAGAAAGGTTCTTACACATTACTGCACACTGAGGTTGGCTCTATAAAACCACCAAATCATCTCCAAATATGTGAACAGCTCTTTTCTGCCTGCAGCCTTCAACATTTAGATCTATTCTGTTCTAAATTGCAAAATGTTATCTTTTAGTGTGACTTGAAATAATTGCTGCAGGAACTGTGTTGTCTGTCATGTTATTTACCTGTAACTTACGGTTAATACTGCTCATCCTGGCCAGGATGCTCTTGGAAAAGAGATCTTTTAATTTCAGTGAGACTTTCCTGGTTAAAATGAATGGCAAAAAAACTGAAGTGACCAGTTGTTTTAGTAGCCTAATATATTTATCATTTGTTTCAAACTATATATGTGTGAGCTGtttttgaacatgtatttcttCAGTAAgctgacaataagaaaaatatagaataatgcCAACTTTGTCCATTACCCCTTCACTGGCAAATACACATCTACACTTTGTGTGGAACTGACAGTAACCAAGTCCTTACATCACAGTAACTCTTCCTCTGACCCACGACAGAAAGTCATAACCAGTCATCTCTCTGCCAATGACCTCAGAGAGAAACTAACATCTACAGAACTGAGAAATGGTGGATGGTCAAAAAACAAACTGACAACTATTTTTGCACCCTGTGGCTGAATGTTGGTACAGCCTGTCTGGATACTAGGTGTGAAAACTGTCTGGTACATACTTCTTTTCACCTGCTTTCATCCACATTTTCACTCTTCctattgctttttttctctccttttcacCTTGAAATCCACATTATTCTGCAGCTCAAGGCTAAAAATCTCTCACTGAGCATtagttaaatatatattgtgataaaaaataattgGGGAGTTTTAGGGCCACCGGCTGGATCCAGATGTGtcctttcattttaaatgacCTTACCTCGCCTAAACACAAAACATCTTAATAACACATTAGGACATGTTGACACTTTGTGGCTAGACAATGAGATGTTATTTTCCTCTATACAAATCAAATGGACTTTAGAGAAAAGAGGCTCTCTGACGTGCTTTGGAGACATGCAGGTGTAAAGAGGCAAtatgtgaaaaacaaacatgtccGCCTTCTTGTCTACTTGTAATCCAGATGCAGTCTTCATCCTGAGATCAGTCTGAGCAAAGACGAGGGACAGGACAACAAGCGTAATCTCCAACTGATCCGGTAAGACAAGACAGAAGATGATATTTGATGAAGCAAAGCTGTTCTTGAGACATGGACTTTCTTCTTTATAGATACATGTGCTTCATCATGTTCTACGCGCATTTCAGTGTTGCTAAGATATTCTATATGCACCTGAATTTTCTctcacctaacacacacacacacacacacacacacacacacacacacacacacacacacattataaatTCAAGCCCAGTCAAGTgagaatttttttaaataagatcTCTATAAAGTAACACTTTATCATTCAATCTAGTATCAGGAATGCTGTGATTACTCTATGTACAGCTGCTCTGTAGGGATTCAGTGACATATTCATACACAACATAGTTGTAATTACTTTTTTCCAGGTCAAGTCTTTTGTGTTCTGTCTTTTAGTTCCTGGAAGCATGCATGCTCTGTACGTGTCTGTGCTGCTCTATTTTCTTCTCCTCTGCTTCCTGCCTCCTACAGGTATGGCAGCAGCTCATACACACCATTACATATGAGGGAACTTGACATTGTGATACACAGCAATTCTGAAAATATGGACCAGGTGTGAAATAATGGTCACACCCTTGTTCTGCCACTGTCTTCTTTGACAGGAGCAGAGGAGAGCGATGCAGccggagggaggggggagagagagaaacgaAGCCTACCCTACTGGGGAATGTGGTCGTCAGACTTTTTTGGGTGGTTGGAGGAGCTGCAAGCCCAGGCAGCTCACAACGGGATGCAGGACCTGGCTCGTACCTTCTGGGCTCACTTCCCTATCGGCAGCCAGCTGGGCTACGATAGTCCCGAGTCTGACCCTCAACCTGAGGAGTGAGGCAGAGCGAAGATGAGAGATTTAAGAGTCTGAGGGAGAGTAAAAGTGCATTTGTTTTagtaggtgtacctaataaactggcaacacTATTTTGCGGTTAATACTgctatgcttttattttgaatgtaGGCCTTTTTCATGTAATGGAGgatttttacattgttgtattggcacttttacataattaaagaatctgaatacttGGTATTTGGATGTAATTCATTATTTTCCTGGAGCACACTTCTAAAACATGTCATCAGTTAACAATCCTGTTTATAAGCAATTCTCATAAATCTAAGAAAGTGAATGTCAAGGTGATAAACAATGATAAGTGTTTTTTATTGAGCTGTTAAAGGGGGCGCATGGTCTCAAACAGAACATTAGGGTTAAATGGAAAGTTGAAGTTGAAAACTTCACATCTGCACACCGTTTAAGTAATAAAAGGTTTTCATTGTATTCTGACTTTGAGTTTGTATTTTATGAGGAGTGTTCGAGTGAACTTTGAGAGGCATCTGAGATGACACTAAATTAAATCTGATGCCAGTCACAACGCTCAGAATGTCAAGTCAAGTGTGGGAAGAAAGATAGAAGCAGAGACAAAGAGTTAGACATAAGTGGAGGAACAAAAGGAGTACATTGTGTTTACTTCAATTCTCTTAAAAGCAATGCTCTGACATGTACCGTATAAGAGGGTTAACTTATTCTGCTTTATCTTTGTCTCATTTCATTGTATATACCAAGGCTCTGATCTTCTAGCTCAGTGTTTGGTACTGTAGATGTGGATGGGCAAGATCAAACTAAATTTTAGGCTTTCAAGTAAAGATTTTTGGATTTTATAATCTGCTCATAAATCCACAGACATCTGTTTTTGATGAGTATTTTCTATTTCCCATTGGCAATGAAAATACGTGCCTTAGGACAGTGAGCCCTTACTCACTGTAAGTAGAAGCCAGGGACTCAGTCTGCTCCTTCTCAGAGGCATGTGATGAATGCAAACACAGGGGAAATCAAATCTATAGGGTCTGCACTGAGAGTGGAAGCTTTCACTATACTTTTCAGCACAAGGGTCATGACTCAAAACAATTCAGATCAATCTACTTCAGAATGAGCTGACTGCTGGTCTCTTCTCTTCAATGCCCCGTGTGAGTCTGCAGCTGAATTCTGCTATTGTGGGAAAGCTGGAGAAATGCAGGCTTCATAAAGAGGATGTGGCCATTTTTGTCAGAGAAAAAGTAAAGCAAGAGTTCACTCTTCATCTGTATTCTTCAGCCTTcaatctctttctgtcttttgtgtTGTCGCTCACTTTACATTCTTTCCAAATCCATCATGAAAGTAGTGCAATTGTCTGCCAGTTTCTGGGTTTCCTGCATATCAGCTCAGCTTGTGAGAGACAGGAAGACTGTGTAGTTCCAAACAAAACACTttccctttccctctctctctcacacaagtGAGAATTTATGAAAATAAGACCTCTATAAAGTAACACTTTATCATTCAATCGACTATCAGGAATGCTGTGATTACTGTATGTACAGCTGCTTTGTAGGGATTCAATGACATATTCATACACAACATAGTGACACAGCAAGGATTAAAATGAGACTGTGTAACTTCtcgttttttaaattttttttataaacaataTAACACAATCTTCcctttacaaatgaaaagtaGAATTCTAATGCACACTTTCTCAATTGAATTCACTCAGCACAGCCTTACTTgatctggtatgaccagtagctgATGGTTACAACAGTGGTATCTCCCTGGGCTAAAGGTTTTTTAGTTCATAACTCCCAGGGGGAGGTTTAGCTGGAGCTTAAATTGTATAACAATTAGcctgaaatatttcaaattcATGCCAAATTCAGCTAATTACATGTGCAGCATCACACTTTAAATTCACTGCAACAACTTTTTAACATTCTTGGCTGAAAATGACACTCCCCCTAAAGACACGCACTGTGCCTTTCATACATGGTAGGCTGAATGATTGTTGTTTTCCACAAGCGCAAAGATATCCTTAGATATTTCACTGCTGGTCACTGACTTACTGTTGGAATTAATTTTAAGTACCTACTGCCACTCCCCATATTTTTTGTGTAAAGTCAGAAAAGACTGCTGAGATAAATACTACAGAGACAACTTCAACATGCATACAAATCCAGAGTTTGTGATTTTGAATTACTGTGCACAGTTGGTTGCCAGAAATTGCAATTCTTTGAAATCCTGAACATCTTTTGACAGAGCAAACCTTGATGACAAACCACATTCTGGCACATGCAACTTagcattttcttctttctcaatgCTGCTCGTGTACCGTTTATATAGGAGATGGAAAAATACCTGGGACAAACGTGGAAATGCATTTAAGAGCGGAAAATCTCCCAGCTGCAGTCTTGTTTCTGTAGGCGAGGAGGTAAACGGCATTCCACCCCATCGGCCAGTTTCCATTTGGAAAGTCTGGGTTGCCGCCCACTCTTTTTCTCTGGTTATGTGCAGCACTTATTTTTTGCACAATAGTTGCTGTAAAGACTCTGAGCGGGTACAAGATGACATCCCATCAGCTCTATTTGAGGTTAATGGGGCTGGCTGTATTGCTGACGCTCTTTGCTCTTGGAGGTAAGCTCTATTCTTCTGCTTTGCTTTTAATAGGTCACATTATTTAGGTCCAAACTACCACAACAGTACAAGGCCAGATGGTGAAGGTCAGACTACAATCACCATCTGGCATTGTACTGTAGTGTGTGGGGTATTATTTAAGAGAGTTCGTTCTTAAAGGAGAAATGCTCTGGAAAGAATGAcatgtatatactgtacgtgTCTGCTGTAGTAATTAGAATTATTCGGCAGGAATGTTGTTGCAAGCTATTTTCTCCAACTTTATCCTTCAACTTCTTAAATCACAGTACAAAAGCTTTGTGCTCAAGCCAAGATAAAGTCCACCTAAAGATATGGATTTCTGTGCATAATCTCAGGGTAGACCTACATGGTATTCAGAGGCAGCAGAGAAAGACCTCAGTTTcatgttttaagttttttttttaaaacagattaAATAAACCCCTCTAAAGACTAAATAAATGCGACCAAGATTAAGCGAGGTATTTAAGTTCACAAACAGTCAATTGCAATAGTATTGTAACAGTTATCTAACTGAATTGGCTGTGTGCAGCGAGGTACAGTACAATTCCTTAGTGCACACTTTGTCTACATGAACATTTGGTGCACACTCCAGTGTTCCAGTGGGAGAGAAGTAACTGTAAATAGATTTACATTGAAATTGGCCAACAGATAGTTTCATTGAATGGTGTGTTGGCAACTTTTCCAGTAACAACACTCAATGCCATTGACATTTGCACATTTTTCTTAAAGATAactttttggggggctttttccctttattagacagTGACAGTGAATAGATAGgatagggggagagagatgggggacgacacgcagcaaaggacaGCAGGTCGGACTTGTACCCACGCAGCTGCAAAGGACTccgcctacatggggcgcatgctcttactgggtgagctagaggccgccccgacatttgcatttataataaaaacagagaacAAAATTATCCATGACACTGGTTTAGTTAACTGAAATGTTAAGGGGAAAAGTGACAAGTGTAAAACTACTGAGGCTAATCAGAAAAGCTGATGCAGTGCAAACAGAATAATCAGGAAGAAAATCACCTTTGTAATGCTTTTTGTTTAAGAAAATTAAGCTAGAGGTTTGACTACCCATCTACAGCATAAGTAGCATTCAAAATCCACTTCACATGTATTCTGCTTGCTTATAACTTGCAAAAACCTACAATTTACACTGAACATTAGCATTGTGACTGAAATGAATGACCTCTGATTCAGTTGTGTGGCATTCTAACTTACCTGACATCTTCTTAACAGATGTATCCAGTGACAGCAGCTTGCACAAGATCTTAAGGAAAAGAGACggtaacatttttaattaacaGTATGATCATACTGCGGATACAAAAGTCAACTccagtaaaacaaacaaaaaagcccTTTCATTCTTTTGCCCAATTGTGCTTCCATCCAGTGGCAGGAGCTGGAACTCCCCCCTCAAAGTCCTCTGTTGCCATCCCATCTTCCAAGGCTCAAGAGTTCCTTGCAAAACTAAGCAGAACCAAGAGGAATATTTGGGATCGCACTAGACCAGACGTACAGCAGTGGATTATGCAGTTTATGTACATGGGATTTGATGAGCAGGTGGGTTATGATTGTTCCAGGAGAGTTTAGATTTCTTCTGAACtccagaagacacacacacaagtaacaCTGGCAAACCTAAATATGTGCAGCCTGTTCACGTCC
This window harbors:
- the ecrg4a gene encoding augurin-A; this translates as MTSHQLYLRLMGLAVLLTLFALGDVSSDSSLHKILRKRDVAGAGTPPSKSSVAIPSSKAQEFLAKLSRTKRNIWDRTRPDVQQWIMQFMYMGFDEQRLEADLSYWMDQARSTDQGRQHHYDENAPIGPRDSSSYRHGANVNYDYY